A single Crateriforma conspicua DNA region contains:
- a CDS encoding Gfo/Idh/MocA family protein, with amino-acid sequence MNDPKKSPSETIHDTKQESRRRFIKGGGMMLAGGAIAGSQASVARGAHAYGTDTMKIGLVGCGGRGTKAAMQALSTSGGEVKLVALADVFDNNAQTTYRGIKGKHKDQVDCADRIFVGLDAFDKVMQSDADVVILATPPGFRPQHFEAAIDAGKHVFMEKPVATDAPGVRRILAASEKAKEKGLAVQVGLQRHHEFRYRECIDRLQNGAIGDFILARAYWNGAGVWVRPRKPEMSELEYQMRNWYYFTWLGGDHIDEQHIHNLDVINWLMDGPPVECQGQGGREVRNGIDHGQIYDHHMVEFTYGDTNYGNGMKMLSQCRHIRGCWNSVSEHVHGTKGYCDISKARIYKPNGDLAWESDATEISEKGWQQEHHDLFSALRRGEVPNEGEYGAYSTMTAIMGRMATYSGKPVKWDDALNSEIQLADTDSMTSFDSAAPMQPDENGRYEVAVPGQTKTV; translated from the coding sequence ATGAACGACCCGAAAAAATCCCCCTCCGAAACCATTCACGACACCAAACAAGAATCACGACGCCGATTCATCAAAGGCGGCGGGATGATGTTGGCCGGCGGCGCGATCGCCGGCAGCCAAGCTTCCGTGGCTCGTGGCGCCCACGCCTACGGGACCGACACGATGAAGATCGGCTTGGTCGGCTGTGGAGGACGTGGCACCAAGGCCGCGATGCAAGCACTCAGCACCTCCGGCGGCGAAGTCAAATTGGTCGCCCTGGCAGACGTTTTTGATAACAACGCACAAACGACTTATCGCGGCATCAAAGGCAAACACAAAGACCAAGTCGACTGTGCCGATCGCATCTTCGTCGGGCTGGACGCTTTCGACAAAGTGATGCAATCCGACGCCGACGTCGTCATCCTGGCCACCCCACCGGGATTCCGCCCGCAACACTTCGAAGCCGCGATCGATGCGGGCAAACATGTCTTCATGGAAAAGCCGGTTGCCACCGACGCGCCGGGAGTCCGCCGTATCTTGGCAGCGAGTGAAAAGGCCAAGGAAAAAGGTCTGGCGGTCCAGGTGGGCCTGCAACGCCACCACGAATTCCGCTATCGCGAATGCATCGATCGGCTGCAAAACGGTGCCATCGGTGATTTCATCTTGGCCCGCGCCTACTGGAACGGTGCCGGCGTTTGGGTGCGTCCACGCAAACCGGAAATGAGTGAATTGGAATACCAGATGCGCAACTGGTATTACTTCACTTGGTTGGGCGGTGACCACATCGACGAACAACACATTCATAACTTGGATGTGATCAACTGGTTGATGGACGGCCCGCCGGTCGAATGCCAGGGCCAAGGCGGCCGCGAAGTCCGCAACGGGATCGACCACGGCCAGATCTATGACCACCACATGGTCGAATTCACCTACGGCGACACCAACTATGGCAACGGCATGAAAATGCTTAGCCAGTGCCGTCACATCCGTGGTTGCTGGAACAGCGTCAGCGAACATGTCCACGGCACCAAGGGCTACTGCGACATCAGCAAAGCGCGGATCTACAAGCCCAACGGTGACTTGGCCTGGGAAAGCGATGCGACCGAGATCAGCGAAAAGGGCTGGCAACAAGAACACCACGACTTGTTCAGCGCGCTGCGTCGTGGCGAAGTCCCCAACGAAGGCGAATACGGCGCGTACAGCACGATGACCGCGATCATGGGACGCATGGCCACCTACAGCGGCAAGCCGGTCAAATGGGACGACGCGTTGAACAGCGAAATCCAACTGGCCGACACCGATTCGATGACCAGTTTCGACAGCGCCGCTCCGATGCAGCCCGATGAAAACGGTCGCTATGAAGTCGCCGTCCCTGGCCAAACCAAAACGGTCTGA
- a CDS encoding tetratricopeptide repeat protein: MNAVPCLAQTGGNGSGDFSGAQMADRDAPVRQTIAQLIEKLGHPNYVSRERAKAALQRYGLEALDQLQQASDHPDNQIAMSVRRLIASRSIRWSGPLDPEAVRKTLTGYGSLAINDRQSRIERLADLPDEMATAALARLARFETDPRLSLFAAIALMEQPTPMNQTTQRKRAKTILDTIGQSDRVASQWLRLHASDLADNQFARQRWMDLLAVHRRQLDRHADHQLDSDLLLRFVRVLSAGAAQQGHVEDALRLATANLDLVSPVPNELTDACTWALEHDLDSLVFELHRMHPSLFDKDPVLLYGVAEAHTKLGNDSLAEKFAAAALDTNPIPTDESERGELGAQEVKTRAARHIKVATDLRDRGFFRWAEREFRFVIDRFEIEAIEGAMARKLLGEMHSDLFQHAQVIDVLEPLIQRLAIDGELKQRMDVRDISLVDMRALAAYHRGLLAKERGDSQAARAAFEVAFQEGYRQRIDALIAMYHLDGDDEYRRSVRQLLARETLGHERKIADADRGGQGRFMLRKNDDLLAQALNDYAWLVSNTTGDFDKALRCSQRSIELMGQRATLMDTLARCHFAVGELDAAVQWQRRAVSAQPHFPPLKRQLDEFESALKASQTTDSPSPESPATP; the protein is encoded by the coding sequence ATGAACGCCGTGCCGTGTTTGGCGCAGACCGGCGGCAACGGGTCCGGCGACTTCTCCGGTGCACAAATGGCCGACCGCGACGCGCCGGTCCGTCAGACGATCGCCCAATTGATTGAAAAGTTGGGGCACCCCAATTACGTCAGTCGCGAGAGAGCCAAAGCGGCGCTTCAGCGATATGGTTTGGAAGCACTCGATCAGCTTCAACAAGCCAGCGATCATCCGGACAACCAGATCGCCATGTCGGTTCGACGTCTGATCGCCAGCCGGTCCATACGTTGGTCGGGCCCCTTGGATCCGGAAGCGGTGCGCAAGACGTTGACCGGTTATGGCAGTTTGGCGATCAACGACCGACAGTCGCGTATCGAACGCTTGGCGGACCTGCCGGATGAAATGGCGACCGCAGCCCTGGCCCGCCTGGCCCGCTTTGAAACCGATCCGCGGCTCAGTCTGTTTGCCGCCATCGCGTTGATGGAACAGCCGACGCCAATGAATCAGACGACCCAGCGCAAACGTGCCAAGACCATCTTGGACACGATCGGGCAGTCCGACCGAGTCGCCAGCCAATGGTTGCGGCTTCATGCGTCGGACTTAGCCGACAATCAATTCGCACGGCAGCGATGGATGGATTTATTGGCGGTACATCGCCGCCAGCTCGATCGACACGCCGACCATCAATTGGATTCGGATCTGTTGCTGCGTTTTGTGCGTGTCTTGTCCGCCGGCGCCGCCCAGCAGGGGCATGTCGAAGATGCTTTGCGATTGGCGACGGCGAACTTGGACCTGGTGTCTCCGGTGCCTAACGAACTGACCGATGCTTGTACCTGGGCGCTCGAACATGATTTGGATTCATTGGTGTTCGAATTGCACCGGATGCATCCCAGTCTGTTCGACAAAGATCCAGTGTTGCTTTATGGCGTAGCCGAAGCGCACACCAAGCTGGGGAATGATTCGCTGGCCGAAAAATTCGCGGCGGCGGCGCTGGATACCAATCCGATACCAACGGATGAATCGGAGCGGGGTGAGCTGGGGGCTCAGGAGGTCAAGACTCGCGCCGCCAGGCACATTAAGGTTGCCACGGACTTGCGGGATCGAGGTTTTTTTCGCTGGGCCGAGAGGGAGTTCCGTTTCGTGATCGACCGCTTTGAAATCGAGGCGATCGAAGGCGCGATGGCTCGGAAACTGCTGGGCGAAATGCACTCGGATTTGTTCCAGCACGCACAGGTGATCGACGTCTTGGAGCCGCTGATTCAGCGGCTTGCCATCGATGGTGAATTGAAACAACGGATGGACGTCCGCGACATTTCATTGGTCGATATGCGTGCTTTGGCCGCCTACCACCGCGGGTTGTTGGCGAAAGAGCGTGGCGATTCACAAGCCGCACGTGCCGCGTTCGAAGTTGCTTTTCAAGAAGGTTATCGGCAACGTATCGACGCGTTGATCGCGATGTACCACTTGGACGGTGACGACGAATACCGACGCAGTGTGCGTCAGTTGCTGGCTCGCGAAACGCTGGGTCATGAACGCAAAATCGCCGACGCCGATCGTGGCGGCCAAGGCCGATTCATGTTGCGAAAGAACGATGATTTGCTGGCCCAGGCACTGAATGACTATGCGTGGTTGGTCAGCAACACGACCGGTGATTTTGACAAGGCATTGCGTTGCAGCCAGCGATCCATCGAATTGATGGGCCAGCGGGCGACGCTGATGGACACCCTGGCCCGTTGCCATTTTGCCGTGGGCGAACTGGATGCTGCGGTGCAGTGGCAACGCCGGGCCGTGTCCGCCCAGCCGCACTTTCCGCCACTGAAGCGTCAGTTGGATGAATTCGAATCTGCCTTGAAAGCTTCGCAGACAACCGATTCACCATCGCCCGAATCGCCCGCCACGCCGTAG
- the ruvX gene encoding Holliday junction resolvase RuvX, whose product MVIPSFPESGRIAAIDYGTVRIGVAICDPDRILASPFEVVTTSALVKDPDYFARMAKENRVTALIVGLPVHCDGGESQKSAEAREFAKSLRDQTGLPVRMFDERFTTVAAQQRMRPGKYTRKRTKERVDAIAALVLLESFLEACRYHNGIAGHDVDVGPDDETGPTKEQLNLE is encoded by the coding sequence CTGGTGATTCCTTCCTTTCCCGAGTCTGGGCGTATCGCGGCGATTGATTATGGGACCGTTCGAATCGGCGTCGCCATTTGTGACCCGGATCGCATCCTGGCCAGCCCCTTCGAAGTCGTCACGACATCCGCGCTGGTCAAAGATCCCGACTACTTCGCACGCATGGCAAAGGAAAATCGCGTCACCGCGCTGATCGTCGGGTTGCCGGTGCACTGCGACGGTGGGGAAAGCCAGAAGAGCGCCGAAGCACGCGAATTTGCCAAATCGCTGAGGGACCAAACCGGTCTGCCCGTACGCATGTTCGATGAACGGTTCACGACCGTTGCGGCGCAGCAGCGAATGCGGCCTGGAAAATACACACGCAAACGCACCAAAGAACGTGTCGACGCGATCGCCGCACTGGTGCTGTTGGAATCATTCCTAGAAGCTTGCCGTTATCACAACGGGATCGCCGGACATGATGTGGACGTCGGCCCCGATGATGAAACCGGTCCAACAAAGGAACAATTGAATCTGGAGTGA
- a CDS encoding DUF4926 domain-containing protein — MIAEHSLVVLDADPPHENLTRGDVGTVVHVYKGGKGYEVEFVDGGGHTVALVTVGSDDVRPIKAGELLHTRKTA; from the coding sequence ATGATTGCCGAACACTCTCTCGTTGTACTAGACGCTGATCCACCTCACGAGAACCTCACTCGCGGGGACGTGGGGACCGTCGTGCATGTCTACAAGGGCGGAAAGGGATACGAGGTCGAGTTCGTTGATGGGGGTGGACATACGGTTGCGCTCGTAACCGTCGGTTCTGATGACGTGCGGCCAATCAAGGCTGGTGAACTTCTTCATACTCGAAAGACTGCGTAG
- a CDS encoding ThuA domain-containing protein, whose amino-acid sequence MPVPRLMSWPRVALAAFLVCLSIAPTTISAADADDAKLKLLIIDGQNNHTAWPKTTAMMRDFYEASGRFTVDVNRSKFTWKGGKLLEEYPLDDGNEYQDLPEPKPDPDFKPDFAAYDVVVSNFGWKAAPWPEETQQALEKFVANGGGLVIVHAADNSFGNWLEFNRMIGLGGWDGRNEKSGPYVYVNEQGDVVRDMTPGGGGSHGPQHEYQIVVRDADHPITRGMPRAWLHVQDELYQKLRGPAENMHILATAYADPKYRGTGRHEPMIMTIHYGDGRVFHTPMGHDDKSFACTGFITTMLRGTEWAATGDVTLTDIPEDFPGPYESRKR is encoded by the coding sequence ATGCCCGTTCCCCGCCTGATGTCATGGCCCCGCGTCGCGTTGGCGGCCTTTCTAGTGTGCCTTTCCATCGCTCCGACCACCATTTCGGCCGCCGATGCGGACGATGCCAAGTTGAAGCTGTTGATCATTGACGGCCAGAACAATCACACCGCGTGGCCCAAAACGACGGCCATGATGCGAGACTTCTACGAAGCGTCGGGACGATTCACGGTGGACGTCAACCGCAGCAAGTTCACCTGGAAAGGTGGCAAGTTGTTGGAAGAGTATCCGCTGGACGACGGAAATGAATATCAGGACCTGCCGGAACCGAAGCCCGACCCAGATTTCAAACCGGATTTTGCCGCGTACGACGTCGTGGTCAGTAATTTCGGATGGAAAGCGGCGCCCTGGCCCGAGGAAACCCAGCAGGCCTTGGAAAAGTTCGTTGCCAACGGCGGCGGTTTGGTCATCGTTCATGCGGCCGACAACAGTTTCGGCAATTGGTTGGAATTCAATCGCATGATCGGCTTGGGCGGCTGGGACGGACGCAATGAAAAGTCCGGCCCGTACGTCTATGTCAACGAACAAGGCGACGTCGTTCGAGACATGACACCCGGTGGCGGCGGATCGCACGGCCCCCAGCATGAATATCAAATCGTGGTCCGCGATGCCGACCACCCGATCACGCGAGGCATGCCGCGGGCGTGGTTGCACGTGCAAGACGAGCTATACCAAAAGCTGCGTGGACCGGCCGAAAACATGCACATCTTGGCGACGGCCTACGCGGATCCCAAATACCGTGGAACGGGGCGTCACGAACCGATGATCATGACGATCCACTACGGCGACGGCCGCGTCTTTCACACGCCAATGGGCCATGACGATAAATCTTTCGCTTGCACGGGCTTCATCACCACGATGCTGCGTGGCACTGAATGGGCCGCGACCGGTGACGTGACCCTGACCGATATCCCCGAGGATTTCCCCGGGCCCTACGAATCTCGCAAACGCTGA
- a CDS encoding type II toxin-antitoxin system RelE/ParE family toxin — MDVRYAKEVRDDLLVSMAWLDERRAGLGDELESEFYAAVSIVQERPFSFASDHTGYRPCRLRRFTAVLYYRIESDIIMVMGLFVAGRDESRLQDRSEP; from the coding sequence ATGGATGTTCGATACGCCAAGGAAGTTCGCGACGATCTGCTTGTCTCGATGGCTTGGCTGGATGAACGTCGCGCGGGACTGGGCGACGAACTGGAATCGGAGTTTTATGCTGCTGTTTCGATCGTCCAGGAACGACCATTCTCATTCGCTTCGGATCATACTGGATACCGACCCTGCCGACTGCGTCGATTCACGGCTGTTCTTTACTATCGAATCGAATCTGACATCATCATGGTGATGGGTTTGTTTGTCGCTGGTCGTGATGAATCTCGACTGCAAGACCGCAGCGAACCATAA
- a CDS encoding addiction module protein codes for MTVEQAISDISALPLEEQLLVVQAIWDRMPQDAGTTLTDQQRAELDRRLESYRANPDSLLTESQLREQIRDARS; via the coding sequence ATGACTGTCGAACAGGCCATTTCTGACATTTCTGCCCTCCCGCTGGAGGAGCAATTGTTGGTCGTGCAAGCAATCTGGGATCGCATGCCGCAGGACGCTGGGACGACACTGACAGACCAACAGCGTGCTGAACTCGACCGACGCTTAGAGAGCTACCGGGCAAACCCCGATTCATTGCTCACCGAATCGCAACTACGCGAACAAATCCGTGATGCTCGATCGTGA
- a CDS encoding Yip1 family protein has product MRSDDPASNPYATPSPLSVESGENVSFVGTDDDLRPFRTIWTSPRRTVRQIVSINPKLHVVLLACLAGVGETLDRASTRNAGDDLPLAAILGIAILIGPLAGLFSLWIGSHLVRFSGSWIGGVASREHIKTAIAWASVPSIAALPLWIPQIVLFGSDLFTQETPGLEAQPMLLIPFLAFALVELVLGVWAFVLLCNTIAEVQGFRSAWRGFGNLILAGAVVVVPLLGLVLVVAMLSNA; this is encoded by the coding sequence ATGCGCAGCGACGACCCAGCGTCCAATCCCTATGCCACCCCAAGTCCACTGAGCGTAGAGTCCGGCGAGAACGTGAGCTTTGTTGGTACGGACGACGACCTGCGCCCTTTCCGTACCATTTGGACATCGCCGCGCCGGACCGTTCGTCAGATTGTTTCGATCAATCCAAAGCTTCACGTCGTGCTTTTGGCTTGTCTGGCGGGGGTCGGCGAAACGCTGGATCGGGCGTCGACGCGAAACGCGGGCGACGATCTTCCCCTGGCCGCGATCCTTGGAATCGCGATTCTGATCGGCCCCTTGGCGGGGTTATTCAGCCTGTGGATCGGTTCGCATTTGGTCCGCTTTTCCGGCAGTTGGATCGGAGGCGTCGCCAGTCGCGAACACATCAAAACGGCCATTGCCTGGGCATCGGTTCCGTCGATCGCCGCGTTGCCTTTGTGGATACCCCAGATCGTATTGTTCGGTTCGGACTTGTTCACTCAGGAGACACCGGGGCTCGAGGCACAACCGATGCTGTTGATCCCGTTCTTGGCGTTTGCGTTGGTCGAACTGGTGTTGGGCGTCTGGGCATTCGTCCTGCTTTGCAACACGATCGCCGAAGTCCAGGGTTTCCGATCCGCTTGGCGAGGATTCGGGAATCTGATCCTGGCCGGGGCCGTTGTGGTCGTTCCGTTGCTGGGACTCGTCCTCGTGGTCGCCATGCTTTCGAATGCATAA
- a CDS encoding class I SAM-dependent methyltransferase: MDRPPLRLIAACSFGLEAVVRRELHSLGIEAEVDGDGQVIFEGDWETVVRANLWLRCADRVLLCVARFTAPDFDTLFEKTRGLNWGEWIPVDGRFPVTGRSVRSELSSVPACQRTVKRAIVDALRRDHQANDLVETAATYEVNVSLIKDIATLTIDTSGASLHRRGYRRDPSRGPLKETLAAATVLLSHWESGRPFCDPFCGTGTIPIEATWIARSIAPGLMRSFALDDWPAIPNDLRGDLRRDAVTLQTPSVSPTLLATDINPKVLRAARDNAVRAGVEADIHFEAKAFSEFTSRRRFGCLITHPPEGNPSAGSESRYPDSRGGQMPRPTKSDHRSSADRSARVTRELDALFEAFPDVFRRLPTWSHFVLTAYPGLERLLGRKADRRRKLYNGNVACTLFQFHGPKPVVEVRQASADALPPTSDPTSTTSAGNVDGTTNESNKPTRKTPEIHASESQTLVHASGGAAFGQLPEKAHHQADLFASRLAKRARHLRRWPTKRGITCYRLYEKDVPEIPLVVDRYEDCLHITEYERPHDRDPAQHANWLDLMVETAAKTLDVAPENAFLKSRRRQRGNTQHEKQAVQGRRIVVQEDGLKFLVNLSDYVDTGLFLDHRVTRHMVRQQADGTRFLNLFAYTGSFSVYAAAGGAKSTTSVDLSNTYTDWATENLRLNGFESDNHRVITSDVAEFLANHSAGQCYDLVVVDPPTFSNSKRTENVWDVQRDALPLLETVIPLVRPGGVIYFSTNFRRFKFDQDALDVQSVIEISRQTVPEDYRNRRIHRCWRIVR, encoded by the coding sequence TTGGATCGCCCACCCCTGCGTTTGATTGCCGCATGTTCGTTCGGACTCGAAGCGGTCGTCCGACGCGAATTGCACTCGCTTGGCATTGAAGCGGAAGTCGACGGTGATGGCCAAGTCATCTTCGAGGGTGATTGGGAAACGGTCGTTCGTGCGAACCTTTGGCTGCGCTGTGCCGATCGCGTCCTGTTGTGCGTCGCCCGGTTCACGGCGCCCGATTTTGACACGCTGTTCGAAAAGACCCGGGGACTGAATTGGGGCGAATGGATTCCCGTCGACGGACGTTTTCCCGTCACCGGTCGATCGGTGCGATCGGAACTTTCCAGCGTTCCGGCCTGTCAACGCACCGTCAAACGCGCCATCGTCGACGCCCTGCGTCGTGACCACCAAGCCAACGATCTGGTCGAAACCGCGGCCACTTACGAAGTCAATGTCAGCCTGATCAAAGACATTGCAACGCTGACCATCGACACCTCCGGGGCCAGTTTGCATCGACGTGGATACCGGCGTGACCCATCGCGTGGACCGCTGAAAGAAACATTGGCCGCCGCCACCGTGTTGCTTAGCCACTGGGAATCGGGACGCCCGTTTTGCGATCCGTTCTGTGGCACCGGGACGATTCCGATCGAAGCCACTTGGATCGCACGAAGCATTGCACCGGGTTTGATGCGTTCGTTTGCGCTGGACGACTGGCCGGCGATTCCCAACGACTTGCGGGGCGACCTGCGTCGCGACGCGGTCACCCTGCAAACGCCATCAGTGTCACCCACTCTGCTAGCAACCGACATCAATCCAAAAGTTCTGCGCGCCGCCCGCGACAACGCCGTTCGGGCAGGCGTCGAAGCGGACATCCATTTCGAAGCCAAAGCGTTTTCCGAATTCACCAGTCGCCGTCGATTCGGATGTCTGATCACCCATCCGCCGGAGGGAAACCCGTCGGCGGGTTCCGAATCACGATACCCGGATTCGCGAGGGGGCCAGATGCCGCGACCGACGAAGTCCGATCACCGATCATCCGCCGACCGATCGGCCCGCGTGACCCGAGAATTGGATGCGTTGTTCGAAGCGTTTCCCGATGTCTTTCGGCGGTTGCCGACGTGGTCGCATTTCGTACTGACCGCGTACCCGGGGCTGGAGCGATTGTTGGGGCGAAAGGCCGACCGTCGACGCAAGTTGTACAACGGCAACGTCGCCTGCACGTTGTTCCAATTCCACGGCCCCAAACCGGTGGTCGAAGTCCGCCAGGCCAGCGCCGATGCTTTGCCACCGACTTCGGATCCGACATCCACGACGTCCGCTGGTAACGTGGACGGGACAACGAACGAATCAAACAAGCCCACGCGAAAAACACCCGAAATTCATGCATCTGAATCACAAACCCTGGTGCACGCGTCCGGCGGCGCAGCATTCGGGCAATTGCCTGAAAAGGCCCACCATCAAGCTGACCTGTTCGCCAGTCGTTTGGCCAAGCGAGCACGGCATTTGCGGCGCTGGCCCACCAAACGCGGGATCACTTGTTATCGCTTGTACGAAAAAGACGTTCCAGAGATTCCGCTGGTTGTCGATCGGTACGAAGATTGTCTGCACATCACCGAGTATGAACGTCCGCACGATCGTGATCCCGCACAGCATGCCAACTGGCTGGATTTGATGGTCGAAACCGCGGCAAAAACACTGGACGTTGCACCGGAGAACGCGTTTTTGAAGTCGCGGCGTCGCCAACGTGGGAACACCCAACATGAAAAACAGGCGGTGCAGGGACGACGCATTGTGGTCCAAGAAGACGGGCTAAAATTCCTGGTCAACTTATCGGACTATGTCGACACCGGATTGTTTTTGGATCACCGCGTCACCCGGCACATGGTGCGGCAGCAGGCCGATGGCACCCGGTTCCTGAATCTGTTTGCTTACACCGGTTCGTTTTCTGTCTACGCGGCGGCGGGTGGAGCCAAGTCGACGACCAGCGTTGATTTGTCGAACACTTACACCGACTGGGCAACTGAAAACCTGCGATTGAACGGTTTCGAATCCGACAACCATCGGGTGATCACATCCGACGTGGCGGAGTTCTTAGCGAATCATTCTGCCGGTCAGTGTTATGACCTTGTCGTGGTGGATCCGCCGACGTTTTCCAATAGCAAGCGGACCGAAAACGTTTGGGATGTCCAGCGTGACGCCCTGCCCTTGCTGGAAACTGTGATCCCGCTGGTTCGCCCGGGAGGCGTGATCTATTTTTCCACCAACTTCCGGCGTTTCAAATTTGATCAGGATGCTTTGGATGTTCAGTCCGTGATCGAAATCAGTCGCCAGACCGTTCCCGAAGACTATCGGAATCGGCGGATCCATCGCTGCTGGCGCATCGTCCGCTAA
- a CDS encoding outer membrane protein assembly factor BamB family protein, with translation MRRISLVGCCLLFLPGCHSSSEPEGTFEGFAAQEPTQASPVDPAAASAARNRLADEGVDLTWPPEGPPLLWQQPMGTGYGSPVIVGDRVIANHRVDDSERTVCFDLESGDLIWEDQIPTSAVCDYEYSDGPYSTPVVAGDAVFVHHGQGQLSAIDWRDGRRIWHRDLYQEYQVTPGIFPAGASPLVTQDRVFLSLGGVDTDAGIIALNRATGETIWTATDHAAAYTIPVMTRVHGNDHLLVITAEGLLSLDPTDGSVDWEIQHFGRAPLSYNAVSPVVIDDIVLAVTGPGPGALAVRILPDRGHERVWKDRRVLDSQFNRLVTWKDHVIGFTAAGQGGASLRMIAPADGALVWEYKSILRRGQPVRVGDDIILAIGERGHLASLAVRRDGVDVLAFTDQPLMTDPSYCTPAIRGNRLVLKDEERLAVFDLSTFDPSLSTTED, from the coding sequence ATGCGGCGGATATCGCTTGTCGGTTGCTGCCTGTTGTTTTTGCCGGGGTGTCACTCGTCGAGCGAACCGGAGGGTACTTTTGAAGGTTTCGCGGCACAGGAACCGACCCAGGCGTCGCCCGTTGATCCGGCCGCGGCGTCGGCGGCGCGGAACCGCTTGGCCGATGAAGGCGTCGATCTGACATGGCCGCCGGAAGGCCCGCCGCTGTTGTGGCAGCAGCCGATGGGGACCGGGTATGGATCGCCGGTGATCGTCGGCGACCGGGTGATCGCCAACCACCGTGTCGATGACAGCGAACGGACCGTCTGTTTCGACTTGGAATCCGGTGATCTGATTTGGGAAGACCAGATACCGACCTCCGCGGTATGTGATTACGAATACAGCGACGGGCCCTACAGCACACCCGTCGTTGCCGGCGATGCGGTGTTCGTGCATCACGGCCAAGGCCAGTTGTCGGCGATCGATTGGCGCGACGGTCGTCGGATTTGGCACCGTGATTTGTATCAAGAGTACCAGGTGACCCCGGGGATCTTTCCCGCCGGCGCCAGTCCGTTGGTGACCCAAGATCGTGTGTTTCTGTCGTTGGGCGGCGTGGATACCGACGCGGGAATCATTGCGTTGAATCGCGCCACCGGTGAAACCATTTGGACGGCCACCGATCATGCCGCCGCGTACACGATTCCCGTCATGACCCGCGTGCATGGCAACGATCATTTGCTGGTGATCACGGCCGAAGGCTTGTTGTCGCTGGATCCGACCGATGGTTCGGTGGATTGGGAAATCCAGCACTTTGGACGCGCGCCGCTGTCCTACAACGCCGTTTCACCGGTCGTGATTGACGACATCGTTTTGGCGGTCACCGGTCCGGGCCCCGGTGCGCTGGCCGTGCGGATACTGCCCGATCGGGGCCACGAGCGAGTTTGGAAAGACCGGCGGGTTTTGGACAGCCAATTCAACCGCTTGGTGACTTGGAAGGACCACGTCATTGGGTTCACTGCGGCCGGTCAGGGCGGCGCTTCGCTGCGGATGATTGCCCCCGCCGATGGCGCACTGGTGTGGGAATACAAATCGATCCTGCGGCGTGGCCAACCGGTGCGTGTCGGCGACGACATCATTCTTGCCATCGGTGAACGCGGGCATTTGGCCAGCCTGGCAGTTCGTCGCGACGGTGTGGACGTGCTGGCATTCACGGATCAGCCGCTGATGACCGACCCCAGTTACTGCACGCCCGCGATCCGGGGGAACCGTTTGGTTTTGAAGGACGAAGAACGGCTGGCCGTGTTCGATCTATCCACGTTTGACCCGTCGCTGTCGACAACCGAAGATTGA